A portion of the Drosophila sechellia strain sech25 chromosome 2R, ASM438219v1, whole genome shotgun sequence genome contains these proteins:
- the LOC6621068 gene encoding glucose-induced degradation protein 8 homolog has protein sequence MTEYRPSTSWPHRMMSFQCRQADLNRLVMNYLVTEGYQEAAKRFMTEASVKPGPHMDTIGDRLRIQDAVRVGQVKYAMDLATRIYPRLFETDNYVFFHMQQLRLIEMIRDQKMEKALKFAQSKAGVFSKVDPRHYHEVERTMGLLTFDRPEYSPYGELMYYSYRQKVAGEINAAMLRCHEDEGKSKEEPMEPRMMFLIKLILWAQAKLDREGFTDFHKLDLGHADFEEEFRRSFQGF, from the exons ATGACCGAGTATAGACCATCCACTTCGTGGCCCCACCGGATGATGAGCTTCCAGTGCCGGCAGGCAGACCTGAATCGTCTGGTGATGAACTATCTGGTCACAG AGGGCTATCAGGAGGCCGCCAAGCGTTTCATGACCGAGGCGTCTGTGAAGCCGGGTCCACACATGGACACCATCGGGGATCGTTTGAGGATTCAGGATGCCGTGCGTGTGGGTCAGGTCAAGTACGCCATGGACCTGGCCACACGGATCTATCCACGCCTCTTCGAGACCGACAACTATGTGTTTTTCCACATGCAACAGTTGCGCCTGATCGAGATGATCAGGGATCAGAAGATGGAGAAGGCCTTGAAGTTTGCCCAGAGCAAGGCAGGGGTTTTTTCCAAGGTCGATCCAAGGCACTACCACGAAGTGGAGCGGACCATGGGTCTGCTGACCTTCGATCGGCCGGAATACAGTCCGTACGGGGAGCTGATGTACTACTCATATCGCCAAAAGGTGGCCGGTGAAATAAATGCAGCCATGTTGCGATGCCACGAGGATGAGGGTAAGAGCAAAGAGGAGCCCATGGAGCCAAGAATGATGTTCCTCATCAAGCTGATCCTTTGGGCCCAGGCCAAGCTGGATCGCGAGGGATTCACCGACTTCCACAAGCTTGATCTTGGCCACGCGGATTTCGAGGAGGAGTTCCGCAGGAGTTTCCAGGGTTTCTAA
- the LOC6621456 gene encoding probable G-protein coupled receptor Mth-like 4 gives MFFVLVVPFKPCKMRILDVLLIAVLFLLMPKSNAEIPGCDFFDTVDISKAQRFSNGSYLYEGLLIPANLTAKYDYKLLADDSKEKVASHVRGCACHLRPCIRFCCPQYQEMNMGVCYGDMSEDKLNKHDPFVNVTLSDGSVVRRHFKEDLIVQSDLAKPGCPRMYFMNHELPGNKFTLFENGSLLRHWDNAELSKREYCVQHLSFIGDSIRIAPHFCPLSSEHSRTWKTVAMVISMICIVLTISVYLYVKKLRNLHGKCFICYLASLFLGYLFLLLNVWKYSSHFCVTAGFMGYFSVIAAFFWLSVIGIHLRITFSTPSNGLNRFLPDNPFLAYNVYAWGIPLLMTAITYIADQVVDDENLRPRVGVGKSCWIYTGDMTVMIYFYGPMLLLIAFNITMFVLSALDIYNTKLSVHGFAKKQETNQQLNDQQLFTIFLRLFIIMGLSWSFEILSFLMSKQQAWAEALKVADYFNWSQGTIIFALFILKPSVLKLLIPGCQNLPGSHHNPRSKAARYNSTHTACEEGSIADPNAV, from the exons ATGTTTTTTGTGTTAGTCGTTCCATTTAAACCTTGT AAAATGCGGATATTAGATGTTTTGTTAATCGCAGTTCTTTTTCTGCTGATGCCAAAATCAAATGCCGAAATTCCCGGTTGCGACTTCTTTGACACCGTAGATATTTCAAAAGCGCAAAGGTTCTCGAACGGATCGTACCTCTACGAAGGCTTGCTGATCCCCGCCAACTTGACTGCTAAGTATGACTACAAGCTCCTGGCCGACGACTCGAAGGAGAAGGTGGCGAGCCACGTACGAGGATGTGCCTGCCACCTTAGGCCCTGCATCCGGTTTTGCTGCCCCCAGTACCAAGAGATGAATATGGGCGTGTGCTACGGCGACATGTCAGAGGACAAGCTGAACAAGCACGATCCCTTCGTGAACGTGACGCTCAGCGACGGGTCGGTGGTCAGAAGACACTTCAAGGAGGACCTGATCGTGCAGTCGGACCTGGCCAAGCCCGGATGTCCCCGGATGTACTTTATGAATCACGAACTGCCGGGCAACAAATTCACGCTGTTTGAG AATGGATCTCTTCTGCGTCACTGGGACAATGCGGAACTGAGCAAGCGGGAGTACTGCGTCCAGCATCTTTCATTCATAGGTGATAGTATCCGAATTGCACCCCACTTCTGTCCACTTTCGTCTGAGCACTCGAGAACGTGGAAGACCGTTG CGATGGTGATATCCATGATATGCATAGTGCTAACGATCAGCGTGTACCTCTATGTCAAGAAGCTTCGCAACCTGCACGGAAAGTGTTTCATTTGCTACTTGGCCTCCTTGTTCCTCGGCTATCTCTTCCTGCTCCTCAACGTGTGGAAATACTCCTCCCACTTCTGCGTTACAGCAG GGTTCATGGGCTACTTCTCCGTCATCGCCGCGTTCTTTTGGCTTTCTGTGATTGGAATACACTTGCGGATTACGTTCAGTACACCCTCTAACGGTTTGAATCGATTCCTGCCAGATAATCCGTTCCTTGCATACAACGTATATGCCTGGGGCATACCGCTACTCATGACTGCAATCACCTATATAGCTGACCAGGTGGTTGATGACGAGAATTTGAGACCCCGCGTGGGCGTCGGAAAAAGTTGTTGGATCTACA CTGGGGATATGACTGTCATGATCTACTTCTATGGTCCGATGCTGTTGCTAATCGCTTTCAACATAACAATGTTTGTCCTTTCGGCGCTTGACATATATAACACAAAGCTCAGTGTGCATGGCTTCGCCAAAAAGCAAGAAACAAACCAACAGCTAAATGACCAACAAtt GTTTACTATATTCCTGCGACTTTTTATCATCATGGGCTTGTCGTGGAGCTTTGAGATATTATCCTTTTTGATGAGCAAACAGCAAGCTTGGGCTGAGGCTTTAAAGGTGGCTGACTACTTTAACTGGTCCCAGGGTACTATAATATTCGcgctttttattttaaagccTAGCGTTCTAAAACTGCTAATACCAGG GTGTCAAAACCTCCCAGGAAGTCACCATAATCCGAGATCAAAAGCAGCTCGATATAATTCAACTCATACGGCTTGTGAAGAAGGATCGATTGCGGATCCAAACGCAGTGTAG